The Vanacampus margaritifer isolate UIUO_Vmar chromosome 15, RoL_Vmar_1.0, whole genome shotgun sequence genome contains the following window.
CGTAACGGCAAATCCGTGATAGAAGGAAATCTCCGTCGACAGTTTAGCCCCGTGAGAGGCTCCGTGTCTGCGGCCAGTCTGCAAACCTTGGTAGGTCCCTTTCTGGAAACCTTCTTGGTAGCCCTCCCCACGGAATTTTTCCTCCGCCATGAGAATACAATCAAACATATCGCTGTTGTCAGCATCGAAGGCCATTTTCACATCAGATTGTGTCGTTTTCGTCTTCAAATTGCTCGTAAAGGAGTCAGGCTCATGGATGACGTAATCAGTAGGCGACGGTGTCGTTCCGCGAACATGTGAAAACGGAAATTTGTTTCTCACTGTTTCATACACAGTTGTCGTGCCAGCCATTCATAGTTTCAGAGCATTTTTTCTACAAAGCCGTATGTTAATGCGTATTAGAATTCTCCATAAATaccaaaattttatatttatttccacacGGAAATTTTATGCGCCGTTGCTATTTTTTGACGGACTGTTTTAAGGCGTGACACGCGTTGTCACGTGACGTCTCCGCAGAACAATGGCGGAAAAAGTCATTGTAGAGAAAGCTTCCTCGTTCATGGACCCTTTTAAAGGCGTCTTATTGACGTATTTGATACCAGAATCGTGCTACGACGAGCTTTTTCTCAACTTCAATTTTCTAGACAGTAGGTGGCAAGTGTGAATGTTTTTCTCGTCTCTTAAACAGCCGCTAGTTTAGTTTCATCGGACCTGTAGAGAGATAATggagatttaaaacaaaaacaaaaaacacgcgCACCATTTTGGGGATGTTGTCTTTTGGATTGCATGCTCTATTCTGTTATTCATTTTGCTGGCATTTTTTATAGATATCCCAGCAGTAGTAGCACCACCTGCCTTTCTTGCTGAAGACTGTATCATGTTTTGtccatattttgtgtttcagtACCATGTTTAAAGATTTTACTCAGCAAGGGTCTGGGGATCGGCATCATCCTGGGATCAGTGATGGGTAAAGCACATTTTATACACCTCCACACACATTATAACACTAGTTTTAAATAACTACAACGGCTCAATATTATAATGTGCAGTGACTCAAGAGTTTTGAATATGCGGAGGTCCACTCTATGTTGTCTGTCCATTTGATCAACTTGCAGTGAAGCTGCCTCAGATCTTGAAGATGATGGGCGCAAAGAGTGGCGAGGGTCTGAGCTTCCAGTCGGTGCTCCTCGAACTGCTCGCCCTCACCGGAACCATGGCCTACAGCATCACCAACAAGTTCCCTTTCAGGTGGGATCCTGTTCAGACCACACCTTCACAGAGCCATGGCTGGTTTAAGTAAATGTTGTTGTGTCTGTCATGGCAGCGCTTGGGGTGAGGCGCTCTTTCTCATGCTGCAGACGGTCACAATCGGCTTCCTCATTCAGCACTACGGGGGGAGAAGCGGGAGAGGTGAGATTAGACATGAGCAAATCAAGATTTTATGAATGAAAGTACTGAGGtattaaaatatttgaacaCTGTAGAAAGACATGGGGTGACAAGTCAAACTATTACAAGATAAATGACGTGTGTTCTGTAGAAAGTGGCACAGTCACTTTTTTAGGGAAAGGGGGGTTGTTGGATTTCAAGAAAAACTGATAATgtaatacaaataattttgaaattaaaataaatcatgaagAAATAGATAGTAAAAAGTCAGTTTTAATCCTAAATGAGtactgactttttatttttttttaggaaaatgtttggacatttaaatgttacaattccaagaaaaagttgtatatcacgaaaaattcaaaaatattcagagagaaaacactttgtgtgtgtgtgtcaaaaatAAGCTATAATAACAACTTGTTTTTGGCAGGTTTCCTTTTTCTGATTGTGTACTTTGGTCTGCTGGTCGCCGCGCTGTCTCCAGTCACCCCCATGTCGGTGGTAACCACCTTGCAGGCCTCCAACATGCCTGCCGTCATCATTGGCAGGGTAGGCATGCTCAAATCTAAGCCAACTAGAAAATTATATTATACGGGGGGGTATTTTACATTTCTTCATAGTTTAAGGTAAGACTCAAAGTagcatatgcattttttttttgttgcgggAGTATCTGCAAGCGTTAGCTGTCAGCAGTTAGCCGATACAATGAGGGTAAAGTTGTAgctttgtggggaaaaaagaaagtcaaTGTTATGAGAATTGATATATAACCCTTGCAAAAACTTAAATTAAAATCTATGTTCTGAGAATACATGAGCCTTTTTCAAGGACTATTAAAAGATGTCAAAAAGATGGTAtaagaataaatacaattacTGTATTTGAAGTAAAAGTTCTGCttatgctttttgttgttgttttgttttccag
Protein-coding sequences here:
- the lto1 gene encoding protein LTO1 homolog yields the protein MAGTTTVYETVRNKFPFSHVRGTTPSPTDYVIHEPDSFTSNLKTKTTQSDVKMAFDADNSDMFDCILMAEEKFRGEGYQEGFQKGTYQGLQTGRRHGASHGAKLSTEISFYHGFAVTWKCLLQDGSDPKLRKRVKAIESFLSLIQNSSCDDPKSAKLQEDMEKLRCKFKQVCSMLSIHTDFKDYTRTSQGASF
- the mpdu1b gene encoding mannose-P-dolichol utilization defect 1b; this translates as MAEKVIVEKASSFMDPFKGVLLTYLIPESCYDELFLNFNFLDIPCLKILLSKGLGIGIILGSVMVKLPQILKMMGAKSGEGLSFQSVLLELLALTGTMAYSITNKFPFSAWGEALFLMLQTVTIGFLIQHYGGRSGRGFLFLIVYFGLLVAALSPVTPMSVVTTLQASNMPAVIIGRLIQVATNFRNGHTGQLSAISVFLLFAGSLARIFTSLQETGDALMALTYVISSACNGIMAMQVLYYWNSSAERKKKKKRKKRE